A window of the Lactuca sativa cultivar Salinas chromosome 5, Lsat_Salinas_v11, whole genome shotgun sequence genome harbors these coding sequences:
- the LOC111881348 gene encoding tRNA (guanine-N(7)-)-methyltransferase: MKLEESNPCISKSTRLPRKRFYRARAHSNPLSDSHFPVPISPHHVDYSLHFPQFFPSPNSDSDSDSRKIEFADIGCGFGGLLISLATLFPNTLMIGMELRDKVTEYVKERILALRISNPNQYQNVSVVRTNSMKYIPNYFSKSQLSKMFFLFPDPHFKEKNHRRRVISPFLLDEYAYVIKEGGIIYTITDVEELGEWMKSCLENHPLFEGLTDEELEADPVVKLLKCATEEGQKVERNGGQTFTAVFRRIAMK; the protein is encoded by the coding sequence ATGAAGTTGGAGGAGTCAAACCCCTGCATCAGCAAGTCAACTCGGTTACCAAGAAAACGGTTTTACAGAGCTCGCGCTCACAGCAACCCACTAAGCGATTCCCATTTCCCAGTTCCAATCTCCCCTCACCATGTAGACTACTCCCTCCACTTCCCTCAATTCTTCCCATCTCCCAATTCCGATTCCGATTCTGATTCCAGAAAGATCGAATTCGCCGACATCGGATGCGGATTCGGCGGCCTTTTAATCAGCCTCGCAACTCTCTTTCCCAACACCCTCATGATCGGAATGGAATTGCGAGACAAAGTAACGGAATACGTGAAAGAACGGATTCTAGCTCTTCGAATCTCAAACCCTAATCAATACCAAAACGTCTCTGTAGTCCGAACCAATTCCATGAAATACATCCCGAATTACTTCTCAAAATCACAGCTTTCAAAGATGTTTTTCCTGTTCCCGGATCCTCATTTCAAAGAAAAGAATCATCGAAGGCGTGTTATAAGCCCTTTTTTGTTGGATGAATATGCTTATGTGATTAAAGAAGGTGGGATTATATACACCATTACAGATGTTGAAGAACTTGGAGAGTGGATGAAATCTTGTTTGGAGAATCATCCGTTGTTTGAAGGACTTACAGATGAAGAACTTGAAGCGGATCCTGTTGTGAAGCTTTTGAAATGTGCAACGGAGGAAGGACAGAAAGTTGAGAGAAATGGAGGGCAGACTTTTACAGCGGTTTTTAGGCGTATTGCGATGAAGTAG